The Syngnathus typhle isolate RoL2023-S1 ecotype Sweden linkage group LG1, RoL_Styp_1.0, whole genome shotgun sequence genome includes a window with the following:
- the afap1l1a gene encoding actin filament-associated protein 1-like 1 isoform X5: MPSAMEQLVSELSALLKLLDQETLSSSTQEKKTSVWNLLQQIQPSVSGTDYIYVNSAVYRNGTSFVESLFDKFDCELGDLKDVTDDLKLEKDAQSETLKQDCGDSSAVHSAGSPPPLPTTPPPEDYYEEAVPLSPGKMPEYIIARVRPSPPTSVEDGYEDADNNYPTTRIISHRKNSYNDSDALSSSYESYEEDEEERSPGVQLTHQWPSDESSMPPTRDCRICAFLLRKKRFGQWAKQLTVIRENRLQCYKSSKDTCPYVDMLLPQCTVVYAPKDSKRKNHELRFTLPNGDALVLAVQSKEQAERWLGVIREVKGQCTGSEVSASHVILRKTELDKRLSAERNNSDSDVGVSTGENFRENTGKVKRGALAAGRKITRIISFSKKKTSRTAYTDPRQGYLSVLINQEWQEHWCCVCRGFLHFYHDRGDHQTSLPSLPLHGCEVVPGLGPMHPIAFRILRASTTVAALEAANSEDLGRWLGVLLAETGSTTDPESLHYDCVDVETIANIRNAARHSFLWVTSSGSNTDFRTYDEVPNEDVQQSIESCRQQWRNQGKWQSSLSSRDSEKNKLFNSLERTGSNSNNQYGRYGKTRAEEDAKRYLKAKEELEKEKEGIRHNLSNLRQEKRELKEQLQTTSEKRCVLLKQRVSQLEEACRAKEGAQVDLELRLSQVKENLKKSLAGGVLGAPVEIVPPVKGSRKKTHNIYSDTLPVNCAAEMRKRPPSVYASSSGTVMQKAKEWESKKGN, translated from the exons ATGCCATCTG CAATGGAGCAGTTAGTGAGTGAGCTGAGCGCACTCCTGAAGTTGCTGGATCAGGAGACTCTGAGCTCATCAACGCAGGAGAAGAAGACTTCAGTGTGGAACCTCCTGCAGCAGATACAACCATCAG TTTCGGGAACAGACTATATCTATGTGAACTCAGCAGTGTACAGGAATGGCACCAGCTTTGTGGAGTCACTCTTTGACAAGTTTG ACTGTGAACTTGGAGACCTAAAGGATGTTACGGACGATTTGAAGCTAGAAAAAGACGCACAAAGCGAGACTTTGAAACAG GACTGTGGAGACTCCTCAGCTGTGCATTCAGCCGGCTCTCCTCCCCCTCTGCCCACAACACCTCCTCCTGAGGATTATTATGAGGAGGCAGTGCCACTCAGTCCAGGCAAGATGCCTGAATACATCATAGCTAGAG ttagACCTAGCCCTCCCACTTCTGTAGAGGATGGATATGAAGATGCAGACAACAACTACCCAACTACTCGCATCATCTCCCATCGTAAAAACTCCt ATAATGATTCTGATGCTTTGAGTAGCTCTTATGAGTCATATGAGGAAGACGAGGAAGAGAGGAGTCCCGGTGTGCAGCTGACACATCAGTGGCCCTCAGATGAGAGCTCCATGCCCCCAACCAGGGACTGTCGGATCTGTGCCTTCCTGCTACGCAAGAAACGCTTCGGCCAGTGGGCCAAACAGCTCACGGTTATACGAGAGAATCGATTACAA TGTTATAAGAGTTCCAAGGATACGTGTCCCTACGTGGACATGCTGCTGCCCCAATGCACTGTGGTCTACGCCCCCAAGGACAGTAAACGGAAGAACCATGAACTCCGGTTCACCTTACCCAATGGAGATGCTCTGGTTCTGGCCGTGCAGAGCAAAGAGCAAGCGGAACGATGGCTCGGG GTTATCAGAGAGGTGAAGGGCCAATGCACTGGGTCGGAGGTATCCGCGTCCCACGTCATTCTGAGGAAAACCGAACTTGACAAG AGGTTATCTGCAGAAAGGAACAATTCAGATTCAGATGTTGGAGTATCAACGGGGGAGAACTTCCGAGAAAATA CAGGTAAGGTGAAGCGTGGTGCCTTAGCTGCAGGTCGAAAGATCACACGCATCATCAGCTTCTCAAAGAAGAagacttctcgaacagcctacACCGACCCTCGACAAG GTTATCTGTCAGTGCTCATCAACCAAGAGTGGCAGGAGCACTGGTGCTGTGTGTGCAGAGGCTTCCTGCATTTCTACCATGACAGAGGCGACCATCAGACCTCCTTGCCTTCCCTCCCACTGCATGGCTGTGAAGTGGTGCCAGGCCTGGGACCCATGCATCCCATTGCCTTCCGGATCTTACGAGCAAGCACCACTGTGGCTGCTCTGGAG GCAGCCAACTCTGAGGACCTTGGCAGATGGCTCGGGGTTCTCTTGGCAGAAACCGGCTCCACAACAGATCCCGAGTCTCTGCATTACGACTGCGTGGACGTGGAGACCATTGCTAATATTCGCAATGCTGCTCGCCATTCCTTCCT ATGGGTCACATCCTCCGGAAGTAATACAGACTTCAGAACATATGACGAGGTCCCAAATGAGGATGTTCAG CAGTCTATCGAGAGCTGCCGGCAGCAGTGGAGGAATCAAGGCAAGTGGCAATCCAGTTTGTCCAGCAGGGAttctgaaaaaaacaaattgttcaACTCCCTCGAACGAACAGGTTCAA ATTCTAACAACCAGTATGGAAGGTATGGGAAAACACGAGCGGAGGAGGATGCTAAGCGGTACCTGAAAGCGAAAGAAGAGCTGGAAAAAGAGAAGGAGGGAATTCGGCATAACCTCTCAAACCTCCGACAGGAGAAACGAGAGCTAAAGGAACAGCTGCAAACAACTTCTG AGAAGAGATGTGTCCTCTTGAAGCAGCGCGTGTCCCAGCTGGAAGAAGCTTGTCGGGCTAAAGAAGGAGCGCAAGTGGACCTGGAACTGCGACTGTCCCAAGTCAAAGAAAACCTCAAGAAAAGCCTGGCAGGTGGAGTTCTTGGTGCCCCTGTGGAAATTGTCCCTCCCGTCAAG GGGTCCAGAAAGAAGACACATAATATCTACAGTGACACCTTACCAGTAAACTGTGCTGCGGAGATGCGCAAGAGACCGCCCTCTGTGTATGCTTCATCGTCAGGAACTGTCATGCAGAAGGCAAAG GAATGGGAATCAAAGAAAGGAAATTAA
- the afap1l1a gene encoding actin filament-associated protein 1-like 1 isoform X1, with amino-acid sequence MVGLSATAVEAMEQLVSELSALLKLLDQETLSSSTQEKKTSVWNLLQQIQPSVSGTDYIYVNSAVYRNGTSFVESLFDKFDCELGDLKDVTDDLKLEKDAQSETLKQDCGDSSAVHSAGSPPPLPTTPPPEDYYEEAVPLSPGKMPEYIIARVRPSPPTSVEDGYEDADNNYPTTRIISHRKNSYNDSDALSSSYESYEEDEEERSPGVQLTHQWPSDESSMPPTRDCRICAFLLRKKRFGQWAKQLTVIRENRLQCYKSSKDTCPYVDMLLPQCTVVYAPKDSKRKNHELRFTLPNGDALVLAVQSKEQAERWLGVIREVKGQCTGSEVSASHVILRKTELDKRLSAERNNSDSDVGVSTGENFRENTGKVKRGALAAGRKITRIISFSKKKTSRTAYTDPRQGYLSVLINQEWQEHWCCVCRGFLHFYHDRGDHQTSLPSLPLHGCEVVPGLGPMHPIAFRILRASTTVAALEAANSEDLGRWLGVLLAETGSTTDPESLHYDCVDVETIANIRNAARHSFLWVTSSGSNTDFRTYDEVPNEDVQQSIESCRQQWRNQGKWQSSLSSRDSEKNKLFNSLERTGSNSNNQYGRYGKTRAEEDAKRYLKAKEELEKEKEGIRHNLSNLRQEKRELKEQLQTTSEKRCVLLKQRVSQLEEACRAKEGAQVDLELRLSQVKENLKKSLAGGVLGAPVEIVPPVKGSRKKTHNIYSDTLPVNCAAEMRKRPPSVYASSSGTVMQKAKEWESKKGN; translated from the exons ATGGTCGGACTCTCAGCCACTGCTGTAGAGG CAATGGAGCAGTTAGTGAGTGAGCTGAGCGCACTCCTGAAGTTGCTGGATCAGGAGACTCTGAGCTCATCAACGCAGGAGAAGAAGACTTCAGTGTGGAACCTCCTGCAGCAGATACAACCATCAG TTTCGGGAACAGACTATATCTATGTGAACTCAGCAGTGTACAGGAATGGCACCAGCTTTGTGGAGTCACTCTTTGACAAGTTTG ACTGTGAACTTGGAGACCTAAAGGATGTTACGGACGATTTGAAGCTAGAAAAAGACGCACAAAGCGAGACTTTGAAACAG GACTGTGGAGACTCCTCAGCTGTGCATTCAGCCGGCTCTCCTCCCCCTCTGCCCACAACACCTCCTCCTGAGGATTATTATGAGGAGGCAGTGCCACTCAGTCCAGGCAAGATGCCTGAATACATCATAGCTAGAG ttagACCTAGCCCTCCCACTTCTGTAGAGGATGGATATGAAGATGCAGACAACAACTACCCAACTACTCGCATCATCTCCCATCGTAAAAACTCCt ATAATGATTCTGATGCTTTGAGTAGCTCTTATGAGTCATATGAGGAAGACGAGGAAGAGAGGAGTCCCGGTGTGCAGCTGACACATCAGTGGCCCTCAGATGAGAGCTCCATGCCCCCAACCAGGGACTGTCGGATCTGTGCCTTCCTGCTACGCAAGAAACGCTTCGGCCAGTGGGCCAAACAGCTCACGGTTATACGAGAGAATCGATTACAA TGTTATAAGAGTTCCAAGGATACGTGTCCCTACGTGGACATGCTGCTGCCCCAATGCACTGTGGTCTACGCCCCCAAGGACAGTAAACGGAAGAACCATGAACTCCGGTTCACCTTACCCAATGGAGATGCTCTGGTTCTGGCCGTGCAGAGCAAAGAGCAAGCGGAACGATGGCTCGGG GTTATCAGAGAGGTGAAGGGCCAATGCACTGGGTCGGAGGTATCCGCGTCCCACGTCATTCTGAGGAAAACCGAACTTGACAAG AGGTTATCTGCAGAAAGGAACAATTCAGATTCAGATGTTGGAGTATCAACGGGGGAGAACTTCCGAGAAAATA CAGGTAAGGTGAAGCGTGGTGCCTTAGCTGCAGGTCGAAAGATCACACGCATCATCAGCTTCTCAAAGAAGAagacttctcgaacagcctacACCGACCCTCGACAAG GTTATCTGTCAGTGCTCATCAACCAAGAGTGGCAGGAGCACTGGTGCTGTGTGTGCAGAGGCTTCCTGCATTTCTACCATGACAGAGGCGACCATCAGACCTCCTTGCCTTCCCTCCCACTGCATGGCTGTGAAGTGGTGCCAGGCCTGGGACCCATGCATCCCATTGCCTTCCGGATCTTACGAGCAAGCACCACTGTGGCTGCTCTGGAG GCAGCCAACTCTGAGGACCTTGGCAGATGGCTCGGGGTTCTCTTGGCAGAAACCGGCTCCACAACAGATCCCGAGTCTCTGCATTACGACTGCGTGGACGTGGAGACCATTGCTAATATTCGCAATGCTGCTCGCCATTCCTTCCT ATGGGTCACATCCTCCGGAAGTAATACAGACTTCAGAACATATGACGAGGTCCCAAATGAGGATGTTCAG CAGTCTATCGAGAGCTGCCGGCAGCAGTGGAGGAATCAAGGCAAGTGGCAATCCAGTTTGTCCAGCAGGGAttctgaaaaaaacaaattgttcaACTCCCTCGAACGAACAGGTTCAA ATTCTAACAACCAGTATGGAAGGTATGGGAAAACACGAGCGGAGGAGGATGCTAAGCGGTACCTGAAAGCGAAAGAAGAGCTGGAAAAAGAGAAGGAGGGAATTCGGCATAACCTCTCAAACCTCCGACAGGAGAAACGAGAGCTAAAGGAACAGCTGCAAACAACTTCTG AGAAGAGATGTGTCCTCTTGAAGCAGCGCGTGTCCCAGCTGGAAGAAGCTTGTCGGGCTAAAGAAGGAGCGCAAGTGGACCTGGAACTGCGACTGTCCCAAGTCAAAGAAAACCTCAAGAAAAGCCTGGCAGGTGGAGTTCTTGGTGCCCCTGTGGAAATTGTCCCTCCCGTCAAG GGGTCCAGAAAGAAGACACATAATATCTACAGTGACACCTTACCAGTAAACTGTGCTGCGGAGATGCGCAAGAGACCGCCCTCTGTGTATGCTTCATCGTCAGGAACTGTCATGCAGAAGGCAAAG GAATGGGAATCAAAGAAAGGAAATTAA
- the afap1l1a gene encoding actin filament-associated protein 1-like 1 isoform X3 — protein sequence MVGLSATAVEAMEQLVSELSALLKLLDQETLSSSTQEKKTSVWNLLQQIQPSVSGTDYIYVNSAVYRNGTSFVESLFDKFDCELGDLKDVTDDLKLEKDAQSETLKQDCGDSSAVHSAGSPPPLPTTPPPEDYYEEAVPLSPGKMPEYIIARVRPSPPTSVEDGYEDADNNYPTTRIISHHNDSDALSSSYESYEEDEEERSPGVQLTHQWPSDESSMPPTRDCRICAFLLRKKRFGQWAKQLTVIRENRLQCYKSSKDTCPYVDMLLPQCTVVYAPKDSKRKNHELRFTLPNGDALVLAVQSKEQAERWLGVIREVKGQCTGSEVSASHVILRKTELDKRLSAERNNSDSDVGVSTGENFRENTGKVKRGALAAGRKITRIISFSKKKTSRTAYTDPRQGYLSVLINQEWQEHWCCVCRGFLHFYHDRGDHQTSLPSLPLHGCEVVPGLGPMHPIAFRILRASTTVAALEAANSEDLGRWLGVLLAETGSTTDPESLHYDCVDVETIANIRNAARHSFLWVTSSGSNTDFRTYDEVPNEDVQQSIESCRQQWRNQGKWQSSLSSRDSEKNKLFNSLERTGSNSNNQYGRYGKTRAEEDAKRYLKAKEELEKEKEGIRHNLSNLRQEKRELKEQLQTTSEKRCVLLKQRVSQLEEACRAKEGAQVDLELRLSQVKENLKKSLAGGVLGAPVEIVPPVKGSRKKTHNIYSDTLPVNCAAEMRKRPPSVYASSSGTVMQKAKEWESKKGN from the exons ATGGTCGGACTCTCAGCCACTGCTGTAGAGG CAATGGAGCAGTTAGTGAGTGAGCTGAGCGCACTCCTGAAGTTGCTGGATCAGGAGACTCTGAGCTCATCAACGCAGGAGAAGAAGACTTCAGTGTGGAACCTCCTGCAGCAGATACAACCATCAG TTTCGGGAACAGACTATATCTATGTGAACTCAGCAGTGTACAGGAATGGCACCAGCTTTGTGGAGTCACTCTTTGACAAGTTTG ACTGTGAACTTGGAGACCTAAAGGATGTTACGGACGATTTGAAGCTAGAAAAAGACGCACAAAGCGAGACTTTGAAACAG GACTGTGGAGACTCCTCAGCTGTGCATTCAGCCGGCTCTCCTCCCCCTCTGCCCACAACACCTCCTCCTGAGGATTATTATGAGGAGGCAGTGCCACTCAGTCCAGGCAAGATGCCTGAATACATCATAGCTAGAG ttagACCTAGCCCTCCCACTTCTGTAGAGGATGGATATGAAGATGCAGACAACAACTACCCAACTACTCGCATCATCTCCCATC ATAATGATTCTGATGCTTTGAGTAGCTCTTATGAGTCATATGAGGAAGACGAGGAAGAGAGGAGTCCCGGTGTGCAGCTGACACATCAGTGGCCCTCAGATGAGAGCTCCATGCCCCCAACCAGGGACTGTCGGATCTGTGCCTTCCTGCTACGCAAGAAACGCTTCGGCCAGTGGGCCAAACAGCTCACGGTTATACGAGAGAATCGATTACAA TGTTATAAGAGTTCCAAGGATACGTGTCCCTACGTGGACATGCTGCTGCCCCAATGCACTGTGGTCTACGCCCCCAAGGACAGTAAACGGAAGAACCATGAACTCCGGTTCACCTTACCCAATGGAGATGCTCTGGTTCTGGCCGTGCAGAGCAAAGAGCAAGCGGAACGATGGCTCGGG GTTATCAGAGAGGTGAAGGGCCAATGCACTGGGTCGGAGGTATCCGCGTCCCACGTCATTCTGAGGAAAACCGAACTTGACAAG AGGTTATCTGCAGAAAGGAACAATTCAGATTCAGATGTTGGAGTATCAACGGGGGAGAACTTCCGAGAAAATA CAGGTAAGGTGAAGCGTGGTGCCTTAGCTGCAGGTCGAAAGATCACACGCATCATCAGCTTCTCAAAGAAGAagacttctcgaacagcctacACCGACCCTCGACAAG GTTATCTGTCAGTGCTCATCAACCAAGAGTGGCAGGAGCACTGGTGCTGTGTGTGCAGAGGCTTCCTGCATTTCTACCATGACAGAGGCGACCATCAGACCTCCTTGCCTTCCCTCCCACTGCATGGCTGTGAAGTGGTGCCAGGCCTGGGACCCATGCATCCCATTGCCTTCCGGATCTTACGAGCAAGCACCACTGTGGCTGCTCTGGAG GCAGCCAACTCTGAGGACCTTGGCAGATGGCTCGGGGTTCTCTTGGCAGAAACCGGCTCCACAACAGATCCCGAGTCTCTGCATTACGACTGCGTGGACGTGGAGACCATTGCTAATATTCGCAATGCTGCTCGCCATTCCTTCCT ATGGGTCACATCCTCCGGAAGTAATACAGACTTCAGAACATATGACGAGGTCCCAAATGAGGATGTTCAG CAGTCTATCGAGAGCTGCCGGCAGCAGTGGAGGAATCAAGGCAAGTGGCAATCCAGTTTGTCCAGCAGGGAttctgaaaaaaacaaattgttcaACTCCCTCGAACGAACAGGTTCAA ATTCTAACAACCAGTATGGAAGGTATGGGAAAACACGAGCGGAGGAGGATGCTAAGCGGTACCTGAAAGCGAAAGAAGAGCTGGAAAAAGAGAAGGAGGGAATTCGGCATAACCTCTCAAACCTCCGACAGGAGAAACGAGAGCTAAAGGAACAGCTGCAAACAACTTCTG AGAAGAGATGTGTCCTCTTGAAGCAGCGCGTGTCCCAGCTGGAAGAAGCTTGTCGGGCTAAAGAAGGAGCGCAAGTGGACCTGGAACTGCGACTGTCCCAAGTCAAAGAAAACCTCAAGAAAAGCCTGGCAGGTGGAGTTCTTGGTGCCCCTGTGGAAATTGTCCCTCCCGTCAAG GGGTCCAGAAAGAAGACACATAATATCTACAGTGACACCTTACCAGTAAACTGTGCTGCGGAGATGCGCAAGAGACCGCCCTCTGTGTATGCTTCATCGTCAGGAACTGTCATGCAGAAGGCAAAG GAATGGGAATCAAAGAAAGGAAATTAA
- the afap1l1a gene encoding actin filament-associated protein 1-like 1 isoform X2: MVGLSATAVEAMEQLVSELSALLKLLDQETLSSSTQEKKTSVWNLLQQIQPSVSGTDYIYVNSAVYRNGTSFVESLFDKFDCELGDLKDVTDDLKLEKDAQSETLKQDCGDSSAVHSAGSPPPLPTTPPPEDYYEEAVPLSPGKMPEYIIARVRPSPPTSVEDGYEDADNNYPTTRIISHRKNSYNDSDALSSSYESYEEDEEERSPGVQLTHQWPSDESSMPPTRDCRICAFLLRKKRFGQWAKQLTVIRENRLQCYKSSKDTCPYVDMLLPQCTVVYAPKDSKRKNHELRFTLPNGDALVLAVQSKEQAERWLGVIREVKGQCTGSEVSASHVILRKTELDKRLSAERNNSDSDVGVSTGENFRENSKVKRGALAAGRKITRIISFSKKKTSRTAYTDPRQGYLSVLINQEWQEHWCCVCRGFLHFYHDRGDHQTSLPSLPLHGCEVVPGLGPMHPIAFRILRASTTVAALEAANSEDLGRWLGVLLAETGSTTDPESLHYDCVDVETIANIRNAARHSFLWVTSSGSNTDFRTYDEVPNEDVQQSIESCRQQWRNQGKWQSSLSSRDSEKNKLFNSLERTGSNSNNQYGRYGKTRAEEDAKRYLKAKEELEKEKEGIRHNLSNLRQEKRELKEQLQTTSEKRCVLLKQRVSQLEEACRAKEGAQVDLELRLSQVKENLKKSLAGGVLGAPVEIVPPVKGSRKKTHNIYSDTLPVNCAAEMRKRPPSVYASSSGTVMQKAKEWESKKGN, from the exons ATGGTCGGACTCTCAGCCACTGCTGTAGAGG CAATGGAGCAGTTAGTGAGTGAGCTGAGCGCACTCCTGAAGTTGCTGGATCAGGAGACTCTGAGCTCATCAACGCAGGAGAAGAAGACTTCAGTGTGGAACCTCCTGCAGCAGATACAACCATCAG TTTCGGGAACAGACTATATCTATGTGAACTCAGCAGTGTACAGGAATGGCACCAGCTTTGTGGAGTCACTCTTTGACAAGTTTG ACTGTGAACTTGGAGACCTAAAGGATGTTACGGACGATTTGAAGCTAGAAAAAGACGCACAAAGCGAGACTTTGAAACAG GACTGTGGAGACTCCTCAGCTGTGCATTCAGCCGGCTCTCCTCCCCCTCTGCCCACAACACCTCCTCCTGAGGATTATTATGAGGAGGCAGTGCCACTCAGTCCAGGCAAGATGCCTGAATACATCATAGCTAGAG ttagACCTAGCCCTCCCACTTCTGTAGAGGATGGATATGAAGATGCAGACAACAACTACCCAACTACTCGCATCATCTCCCATCGTAAAAACTCCt ATAATGATTCTGATGCTTTGAGTAGCTCTTATGAGTCATATGAGGAAGACGAGGAAGAGAGGAGTCCCGGTGTGCAGCTGACACATCAGTGGCCCTCAGATGAGAGCTCCATGCCCCCAACCAGGGACTGTCGGATCTGTGCCTTCCTGCTACGCAAGAAACGCTTCGGCCAGTGGGCCAAACAGCTCACGGTTATACGAGAGAATCGATTACAA TGTTATAAGAGTTCCAAGGATACGTGTCCCTACGTGGACATGCTGCTGCCCCAATGCACTGTGGTCTACGCCCCCAAGGACAGTAAACGGAAGAACCATGAACTCCGGTTCACCTTACCCAATGGAGATGCTCTGGTTCTGGCCGTGCAGAGCAAAGAGCAAGCGGAACGATGGCTCGGG GTTATCAGAGAGGTGAAGGGCCAATGCACTGGGTCGGAGGTATCCGCGTCCCACGTCATTCTGAGGAAAACCGAACTTGACAAG AGGTTATCTGCAGAAAGGAACAATTCAGATTCAGATGTTGGAGTATCAACGGGGGAGAACTTCCGAGAAAATA GTAAGGTGAAGCGTGGTGCCTTAGCTGCAGGTCGAAAGATCACACGCATCATCAGCTTCTCAAAGAAGAagacttctcgaacagcctacACCGACCCTCGACAAG GTTATCTGTCAGTGCTCATCAACCAAGAGTGGCAGGAGCACTGGTGCTGTGTGTGCAGAGGCTTCCTGCATTTCTACCATGACAGAGGCGACCATCAGACCTCCTTGCCTTCCCTCCCACTGCATGGCTGTGAAGTGGTGCCAGGCCTGGGACCCATGCATCCCATTGCCTTCCGGATCTTACGAGCAAGCACCACTGTGGCTGCTCTGGAG GCAGCCAACTCTGAGGACCTTGGCAGATGGCTCGGGGTTCTCTTGGCAGAAACCGGCTCCACAACAGATCCCGAGTCTCTGCATTACGACTGCGTGGACGTGGAGACCATTGCTAATATTCGCAATGCTGCTCGCCATTCCTTCCT ATGGGTCACATCCTCCGGAAGTAATACAGACTTCAGAACATATGACGAGGTCCCAAATGAGGATGTTCAG CAGTCTATCGAGAGCTGCCGGCAGCAGTGGAGGAATCAAGGCAAGTGGCAATCCAGTTTGTCCAGCAGGGAttctgaaaaaaacaaattgttcaACTCCCTCGAACGAACAGGTTCAA ATTCTAACAACCAGTATGGAAGGTATGGGAAAACACGAGCGGAGGAGGATGCTAAGCGGTACCTGAAAGCGAAAGAAGAGCTGGAAAAAGAGAAGGAGGGAATTCGGCATAACCTCTCAAACCTCCGACAGGAGAAACGAGAGCTAAAGGAACAGCTGCAAACAACTTCTG AGAAGAGATGTGTCCTCTTGAAGCAGCGCGTGTCCCAGCTGGAAGAAGCTTGTCGGGCTAAAGAAGGAGCGCAAGTGGACCTGGAACTGCGACTGTCCCAAGTCAAAGAAAACCTCAAGAAAAGCCTGGCAGGTGGAGTTCTTGGTGCCCCTGTGGAAATTGTCCCTCCCGTCAAG GGGTCCAGAAAGAAGACACATAATATCTACAGTGACACCTTACCAGTAAACTGTGCTGCGGAGATGCGCAAGAGACCGCCCTCTGTGTATGCTTCATCGTCAGGAACTGTCATGCAGAAGGCAAAG GAATGGGAATCAAAGAAAGGAAATTAA